The sequence below is a genomic window from Coffea arabica cultivar ET-39 chromosome 4c, Coffea Arabica ET-39 HiFi, whole genome shotgun sequence.
ATCTTCTCAACATGTTTTTTGTTTTCCAGCTTTTGAACGGGTTTCCCCTTAAATTTCGCTTAAAAAAACTGGCTTtaagaactttttttttaaaaaccgaGTACGTGTGGGAATATTTCTTTGGGGATTCAATTGAATGTTTTGACTGATTTAGCTGCTATTTTTTATTACTCTGTTGAGTTATTTTTATCCCAAATCTGCATAAAATGCGAACGAGAAGAGTAAAATTATGCTTTGGTTGGTGAGATTTGTTATCTTAGTACTTGATGTTTGAGAGTTGACATATTTTCTGTCTTCTGTTTGTGTTGTTTCAGGTTGTATggtatttttatttgattatttaatCATGTGGTTCACCTAAACTCATTTACAATTTAGTTTGTTGGAAGGATAGGAGGTGTACCGAGGTaatcaaaattaattttgttattaaataaaaatgtgAATGGGTGCCTGTGTGTAGGCTCAGCTAGGGTTGTTTTGTGGACAAGAAGTTGGAAATGTGACAAGCTATGCATCTTCAAGGGCAACCCCAGACCATACTAGTTCCCTGTTTGTTAAGGGTGTGGCTCGATCTGGTTCTCCCCCATGGCGAGGAGATGACAAGGATGGGCATTATTTGTTTGAGCTTGGAGAAAATTTAACTTCGCGCTGTAACTACTTTTACCATCATCCAGAAAATTATGTTTATAGTTTTGTTCTCATGTTTGAATGACGTGGTGAATTTTTGCTTATTAGATTTAGTGTAACAAGTAGCTGTATAGTTCTGTTGGTTGGgatttcaaattttgcatgtctttcattttattttgaatgttTTTGGACGTAGGGGAAATATTTCTGTTCTTCAATAACATTGAGGTTCTTGATCTTTAGATAAATATAGCTTGTATTTTTCACTTCTTTAGTGTACTACACTTCTGACTTAAGATGTTCTGTTTTTTATTTCTGATTGTTGCTGCAGATAAAATTCACAGCAAGATGGGCGAAGGTACTTAGTGCATTGTGCTGTCTGTTGGTATTCCTTCCTACATGTCTATACATTTCATCTGTACTCATATCTGCGGGCTTTATTCAGGCACATTTGGCCAGGTCCTAGAATGAAAGGAAGGAAATGGTTGCCGTTAAAATTGTGCGTGGCATTAAGAAGTATCGGGAAGCTGCCATGATTGAAGTTGAAGTCCTCCAACAACTTGGTAAACATGATAAAGGGGGGAATCGGTGAGTATCAATGTGCTTTTGTCACTCATCTCGTTTAATTGTTGATGCCATTTTAGGCTCTTGTGTAATGTGTCGGTTGTTGAGCTGGTTTATCTCTTGCAGTTGTGTGCAAATACGGAACTGGTTTGACTATCGTAACCATATCTGTATTGTAAGTATATAGTGTgattgatttggtggattaATTTCCCCAACTTAACAATATTTCGGGGGTTAAGATTGTGGATGAACTTAAATGGTTTTAACAGGTCTTTGAGAAGCTTGGACCAAGCTTATACGATTTTCTTCGGAAAAACAATTACCGGTCATTTCCCATTGATCTTGTCCGAGAGATTGGCAGACAACTATTGGAATGTGTAGCATGTGTGTAGTAATTACTTGTTCtagattttctttatttattgcaGCACATGATTTTTCACAAAGCATGATAGTTTCTTATTGTGTTATATGTATAGGCATCTTAAATATTTAAATCCCTTGTTTATTGTACAGAATTGCAGACAGTCTATGTCTGCAATCTGTCCATCATTGcctttaactttttttttggcttcAAAATTTGCAGTTATGCATGATCTGCATCTTATCCACACTGATTTAAAGCCCGAGAATATTCTTCTTACCTCCCCAGAGTACATTAAAGTTCCTGATTACAGGGTAATGATTTAGGTGTTCCCTTCTTGTGGTTGGAATGCTTGCATGGGCTTGTGCTTGAGCTAGCATTTTTCTAGTACAAAAAACTGTATATGACCTTGTTTTATTAGTTTGTGTGATCTTGCTTTCTACTTTTTGTGTGTTCTCTGTCTTTGGCAGTTTTAACCTATTGGATCATTAATCTTTGCAGGGTTCTGCAAGGTCACCAAAAGACAATTCATATTATAAGAGAAttccaaaatcaagtgccatcaaggtgattgattttggcagcACAACTTATGATCGTCAAGATCAGTCGTACATTGTGTCAACTCGTCATTACCGTGCCCCAGAAGTCATTCTAGGTAAATGGAACTTTTTAATAGTCATAGGTGTGCTAGTGTGTGTGTCGCTCTCAAAGTCTGCAGTAATACTCATGTGGATACCTGTAATGCTGAATTATGCAGGGCTTGGATGGAGTTATCCTTGTGATGTATGGAGTGTTGGGTGCATATTGGTTGAGTTATGTTCGGTATGATTCTTTGCTAGCTCCTGGATTATGATGTTTTCTCATCCGCAATGCATTTGTATGTATAATCTACCTGAATCTGACCTGATCGACATTATTTGATAATGTGCAGGGAGAAGCTCTTTTCCAAACACATGAGAATTTGGAACACCTTGCAATGATGGAGAGGGTACTTGGTCCCCTGCCCCAACATATGCTGAAGAAATCAGAGTGAGTGTTGTTTGTTATCCCACTTGTAATATCCGGTGCTGTAAGTTTTCAAGGGCCTAATCTGTTCGCCTTGTTTAATCTAGCCGTCATGCTGAAAAATATGTTAGAAGGGGTCGACTTGACTGGCCTGAGGGAGCAACCTCCCGTGATAGTATTAAAGCTGTTCTTAAGTTGCCTCGGCTTCAGGTTTGTGTATTATCTAGAATTTTCTAAGCTTCTCAGTTTAAGGATTATTTTGGTGGTGGAATAGTTTTTGCTCCTGATTTTGAATGTGAATGAAATATCCTTCCACTTCCAGAATTTAATTATGCAACATGTGGACCATTCGGCTGGGGATTTGATACATCTTCTACAAGGTCTTCTCAAGTATGAGCCTATGGAGAGGCTAACAGCACGTGAGGCCTTGAGGAATCCGTTTTTCACCAGGGATTATCTCAGGAGATCCTGACGATTTCAATGGAGTAAGATTGTGCCAGGGAAGGAAATGCAATGCATGCTGCTGTTTGTAAAACATGGAAAGTTTATTCGTGCTGGTTCTCTTTAGTTACTTCTAGTTTGAATGAAAGATAACAGCTGTTATCTATTCTACACTCCAATATCAGCAATGGAAGCAGCAGCAGTTTGTGCATATCGTTGGTAAAGATGCTGCAAAGGCAGTTGCTGTGACATCCAATTTTGGCTTCTGAATTCTGAGATTGTTCTCATTTAGATTTTTAGTTATGGGGAAATACTAACACTGACTGATGAAGTTGTGATATGAAGCGAGGGTTTGGATTGTCAGCTTTGTACAAAGTGCTTACCATTAACGTTCAGATTAATGTACATAGTGTGACCCTCGTGATTATTTCTAGGTTTAATGGAAACGTCTCCTTTATTTTGTCTTGGCTTTTGTTTTTCGCCCCTTCTATGGATAATAAAACTGCTGTATTGCCTCTCGTTTTAGTTTTCTTTGCCTGGTCACTTTTTGTTATATGATGAAATGTGGCTCGGGAAGCAAACGCAATGCAAGATGCTACTCGAGGCGATAAGAATTTAGGGCTGATAATTCGCTGGAGCCGAAAAATTGCAAAGGAGAATAGGAGTTATTACCCAAAGGAGTGCAATGGATAttggattaatcttttatattaaAAGTATActagaaaaagaagaaattgggTTCGACAGGCTATTGTGTATCTTTTGAGTTGTTCTGCAATCGCTTGCTAGCCGACTAAATTAGCTATCGTATCAATATGGAGATTCGGTAATGGTTCTCCCTAATTATGTGGGAGTTTGTAGCTGAGCACGAGCGCTTAGCACCAGTTTAAATAAATTGATCCGATGggtttaaaaaaggaaaaatggcagTTTAGTGCATATTGGAGGCCGTAGAGGAATAAAACCGGCATTGATCATTAGCATCCGATTCTGGTTTCACAAATCTGCAAATTTTGGCTTCAGAAATCTGCACCGGCCATTGATTCGCAGAACTGCAGATATTTGCATATGAAGTTACGCATGGGTTTACAGTCTTGAGCAAAGAGCTAGAGCTCTTACTTTCAAGTTCACGAATTCCCCACAGTAAATGGTTTTGCTGTTGCTGGATTTCCTGAGTATGCCAGGTCCTAATATGTGAAAGCCCGAATGAGATTTAGCCATTTAGGTATCAGTATGCAGAGGCCAAAGTCCTCTTCTAACTAATAATTATAAACCCTGCAAATGCTAATTCTCAACGGTCCTGTTTGTTACGTACTGTGCGAAACTGGCTGTATCCAATTCCTTACTAGACTTGTCTCAGCATTAACATATGAACCAAGCTATACCACCTTTAACTTTTCTCCTTGGACTGATCAACATTCTATTTCGGTTTAATGATTTTGCTATGTAAAAGTAGAATAGTCATCGAATTTGCTCTTCAATGATAGCTTGCTTGATATTCTATAATTAGCATGACAGGAGAAAACTGAAAAGGATTGAGCAGAAGATAGAATGGAGGAATATCATAATATTCTTGAAAGAACCATCAGCACATCGTTCATGGTAGGCCTGCTAAGGGGGTCTTCTTCCATACAGGCCTTGGCTAAGCATGCTAAATATAAGGCATCATCCACTGGATAATCCTTCTCCAAGAGAGGATCCATAAACTGTTCCAACATCTCCAAGTAGCCTGGAGAACCTTGATGAAGCTCTTTATTTGCTGCAGATTtgagaaaattcttcaaaagtTCCCCATTTGTAGTGGCTTCTTTCCCTGATAACAACTCTATTAGGACCACACCAAATGCATAGACATCCACCTTAGTTGAAGCCTGCCCGTATTTAAGATACTCAGGTGCCAAATACCCTTCTCTGCCCACTATTGCTGATTCTTTCGAGTAGTCTTTACCCTTTTCATTATTCACATCAAGCGGCTTTGCTGATCCAAACCCTGAAATCTTGGCCCTCCAATCTGCAGTCAAAAGAACATTTCTGTTGTTTATGTTCCGATGAACATAGGTAGGCTTTGTGCAGTAATGTAAGTAGTGCAATCCCTCTGCAAGGTCAAAAGCTACTTGGGTCCTTATATTCCAAGTTAACTGCTTACCTACATTCGAGTGTGATAGGCACTCTCTTAAGCTACCATTTTCAGCAAGCTCAAacacaaggtaaggtaaggtTCCATCATAGAAACCTTCTAGCTTCACAACGTTTAAATGATTGATCTTTGTCAGTATGCAAATGATGTTATTTGCCACTTCCCTTGAACTTATTTGCTTAATTACCATGCAAGAATCACCAATTTTGCCTCTATAAACTCCTGCAGCCAACAATGAACCTTCACTGAAGTTCTCTGTAGCAACCATGAGTTCCTCCATGCTGAAATATGTGAATGAGTGTTTCAACTTTGACATGTCATCAAGAAATTCCGAGCCGAAATTTGACCACCTTGGAGCTCTTCTGGACAAGTCCTTAACTGTGTCTTGGCCGTTTTTCCTCCATATGAAGCAGACTGTTCCATAGATCATAGCAATACAAAAGCTGGCAGCAAACATTACCCCTCCCAAAATTGCAAATAAGTTCTTGCTTTTTGTTTCTGTTTCTGATATACCTGGAACCAAAACTCCAGGACTAGATCCTTCATCTTGAGATGAAACAATAGCAGCAGGGTTAAGGAATGGTTTGTAAGTCAAGGGAACGAGCAAAGTTGTTTGAGGGAAAATGGCGTGAAATGGTACTAATCTGTTTGCATCTGCCAACATTTTCTGCGGGATATCAAATTTCAGACTAATCAAACTTGTATTATCATGCTCTAAGATGGGATACGTCACAAGATAATTTATGCCATTTTCAATATCAGACGTATTAGGACAAGCACATTTTATAGGCACTTGGATGGAAGAAATGCTTTGATTGTCACCTTGAGAATCTTGATTATAGTCCCTCAGACTTGCTGCAGTCATCAACCCTTCAAAAGTACCACAAGCAATTGCTGATAAAGAGTCTGAGCGAGATGCATTATGCTGATAAACAGCACGAGAGAACTTGTCTTCTGAGCAAAAGCATGTAACCGGGATGACAATTTCATAGCCAGGTTGGAGTAGATTTTGATCAACTTGGGAGAAGTTGTTGTAAGATAGGATTTCTGCTATGCTTGAACTGAAAAGAGAAGCAATGGAATTAAGTGTTTGATAATCTTTTTGAGCTCTGTAAACTATAAAAGTTTCGCATGAAGGACTATTGGGGCTGCATTGGTAGTTGGAACCAGGGGCTTGGATATCTGAAGTACAATTAGAACTGTCATAGCTGTGTTGAGAAACTGCTGTTCTGATCATAAGAATCAGGCAGCAGAAGCAGAAGATCAATTGGAAGAGGGACATTATTTTTCTGGACTGGAAACTGAAGAGCAGAAGCCAAATGGAGAAGTTAAGAATTCGTAGCAGATTAGGATAGGGCGGAAGGAGTCCAATTTGGAAGTTTGCATGAACAGGACAAATCAAACTTGCCGCCTTGCCGGCTCTGCATGGTTATTTTTAACTATCCCTTCATTCTTGTGAATATAAGTTCAAAGAAGTTAAAGTGGAAGAACAACTGGCTTTGCCATTTgaatttttacctttttttttttttaaatgattctGCCCTATTTCACGACACTATGTccattttaatgaaattataatgtttatatatatagaaaaaaATTGGAGTAAGATTAAtatttgctttaaaaaaaatcatattacCGTTATGGTTACATCACTTTAACACTAATACATTTAAACACTAAATTATGATGACAAGAAGTAGTATTGGGCAAATCTCATAGTACTTCAACTTTTCAATACAACCTTTTAATTAATTGTATGTTTggtctttttaatttttttctcaatacaaactatttttaattgtaagtCTGTCTAGAAAAATCCTTTGTTTGGTAGCGTTAgcatcaagtttttttttttttttttttttaaattatttagcGTTAGCCTCAAGTTGTTTTTTATTATGATTATGCCCTTTCCCAGCTGACATTTGCTCATGGACAGCTTTGTAGCACCCAGTATCTGCCTGATGGATATCACTACATATGAAGAGAATGATTCAAATTATATATACTAGACTGCTCTTCCCGCGCCAGGCGCGGGGGTGCCTGTGAATTGTGTTTTATTGCATGtgttagaaaaaattttgaggaTTAATTGAATagtaaaatgaaatatttgaaacaATTGAGGAGCAAAGTTGAATAGTTTAAGGGCTTACAAATTTTTAACTTGTCTTAATTTCGTTTGAGTTCTTTGAATTTTTAATAGTATTATTAAATTTGTCTTTTAACGTTGCATAAAGTGTTCTGGATTTTAACATTGATAAAGTTTTTccacatgaaagttgtagaaaaaataATACTTTGAAGGCACCACAGCAATTCCTATAAGAGTACAAATGAATGCATTAGAGGCAATATTTTAAAACAACTGCTAAAGCAGTAACATTCGCTAACAGTACC
It includes:
- the LOC113738934 gene encoding lysM domain receptor-like kinase 4 gives rise to the protein MSLFQLIFCFCCLILMIRTAVSQHSYDSSNCTSDIQAPGSNYQCSPNSPSCETFIVYRAQKDYQTLNSIASLFSSSIAEILSYNNFSQVDQNLLQPGYEIVIPVTCFCSEDKFSRAVYQHNASRSDSLSAIACGTFEGLMTAASLRDYNQDSQGDNQSISSIQVPIKCACPNTSDIENGINYLVTYPILEHDNTSLISLKFDIPQKMLADANRLVPFHAIFPQTTLLVPLTYKPFLNPAAIVSSQDEGSSPGVLVPGISETETKSKNLFAILGGVMFAASFCIAMIYGTVCFIWRKNGQDTVKDLSRRAPRWSNFGSEFLDDMSKLKHSFTYFSMEELMVATENFSEGSLLAAGVYRGKIGDSCMVIKQISSREVANNIICILTKINHLNVVKLEGFYDGTLPYLVFELAENGSLRECLSHSNVGKQLTWNIRTQVAFDLAEGLHYLHYCTKPTYVHRNINNRNVLLTADWRAKISGFGSAKPLDVNNEKGKDYSKESAIVGREGYLAPEYLKYGQASTKVDVYAFGVVLIELLSGKEATTNGELLKNFLKSAANKELHQGSPGYLEMLEQFMDPLLEKDYPVDDALYLACLAKACMEEDPLSRPTMNDVLMVLSRIL